In the genome of Williamsia sp. DF01-3, the window CCCGGCCGAGCTGCCCGAGGTGCGTTCCTACTCGTGCGACGGGATCAACGGCGAACGCACATTCACCGACGATGCAGTCCGCACCACAGTGCGCCAGCTCATGAACGAAAACACCTGGTTATCAGCAGCATTCGCCGTTGAAGGTATCGACCCCGAGGCCCTGACCTACAACACCCTGCACCGCTCAGCATCGATGCTCACCCTCGAGCCGGTCGCTGGCTGTCGTACCTGGGTGAACCGCTGCCCCGCTAACCCGTACGACCTGGGCATCGCGATCACTAGCGCCCTATCCATCACCGACTTCACTACCGCCCACACCGGCACTGCACACCCGCTGACCTACCCCACCCCACCGAAAGGAACCCCGCCATGACCTCGACGACCAGCACCTACGTTCCCGCTGTCATTCCCGACGAGCTG includes:
- a CDS encoding LPD29 domain-containing protein, giving the protein MPKFTTKETAAALRKHLRATWPTVKFSVRCERGTGSAWLRVAWVDGPTNTQAQGEWFGFQGAQFNGMTDSYDQLDDHLVCTNPAELPEVRSYSCDGINGERTFTDDAVRTTVRQLMNENTWLSAAFAVEGIDPEALTYNTLHRSASMLTLEPVAGCRTWVNRCPANPYDLGIAITSALSITDFTTAHTGTAHPLTYPTPPKGTPP